A single window of Metallosphaera hakonensis JCM 8857 = DSM 7519 DNA harbors:
- a CDS encoding APC family permease produces MVAFSLGNIIGSGILILPAVTASMGGGLTPLIWLLGGVMLLPVVVVYSILAKMYPVVGSKVRFVNATHGRVLASSVGWLYLIGTLLVIPVEAEASLQYLGYIFPSLWNTGPTPFGYLVEISIVVAIYLLVFNGIKSLSFGVNTITYAKLGILAIYAISVGVLSFHVSNFSLPITGPANSFFEAVALTMFAYGGFRSAMVYAGESRTKNEAGRAVLLAFVISMAMYAIIPAVFIASLSPGILSHGWSGLATMKAPLAQSAVIAGVPALGALFILDGIISPSGASLIGAGDVSRYAYSLAKIRALPKVAGKVSEKRGIPILPTILALVASVGMLFFSPTFSESVKYLVAAHVLAYASGPASLFVLSELKSNKLLSVIAFALTALLYTWVGFPATLLGVAVTGFSILAMGLFNRPVKPAIWYLGFSLTMAGISLLSIDVEIPLALITSVLFLYIAKRTAAGQDELEI; encoded by the coding sequence ATGGTAGCGTTCTCTCTGGGTAACATAATAGGATCAGGAATTCTTATTCTTCCCGCAGTTACGGCATCAATGGGAGGAGGACTTACGCCACTAATTTGGTTACTTGGAGGGGTTATGCTCCTGCCGGTGGTCGTGGTTTACTCAATTCTGGCTAAGATGTATCCTGTGGTGGGCAGTAAGGTTAGATTCGTGAACGCCACCCATGGTAGAGTATTGGCGTCCTCCGTAGGTTGGCTATATCTAATCGGAACTCTCCTAGTTATTCCCGTGGAAGCTGAGGCATCTCTGCAGTACTTAGGTTATATCTTTCCTTCCCTCTGGAATACTGGACCGACGCCTTTTGGCTACTTAGTGGAGATCTCGATAGTGGTGGCTATCTATTTACTAGTGTTCAATGGGATAAAGTCGTTATCTTTTGGTGTAAATACTATAACATACGCCAAACTCGGTATCTTAGCTATTTACGCCATATCGGTGGGGGTGCTATCATTTCATGTAAGCAATTTCAGTTTGCCAATCACAGGTCCCGCAAACTCCTTTTTTGAAGCAGTAGCTTTGACCATGTTCGCGTATGGCGGTTTCAGAAGTGCAATGGTTTACGCTGGTGAAAGTAGAACAAAGAATGAGGCTGGGAGAGCAGTACTTTTGGCCTTCGTTATCTCCATGGCTATGTACGCCATAATTCCGGCAGTATTCATAGCATCTTTATCTCCAGGGATACTATCTCACGGTTGGTCTGGGTTAGCTACTATGAAAGCTCCGCTAGCTCAAAGCGCTGTAATTGCGGGTGTCCCGGCATTGGGTGCTCTCTTTATCTTGGACGGTATAATTTCTCCATCTGGGGCCTCCCTCATAGGTGCTGGGGACGTCTCTAGGTACGCTTACTCATTGGCCAAGATAAGGGCATTACCTAAGGTTGCTGGAAAAGTCAGCGAAAAACGGGGTATCCCTATCTTACCCACGATACTAGCCTTAGTAGCGTCAGTTGGAATGCTCTTCTTCTCACCCACCTTCTCAGAGTCGGTTAAGTATCTAGTGGCAGCTCACGTATTAGCGTATGCCAGTGGACCCGCGAGTCTCTTCGTTTTATCAGAGCTCAAGTCCAATAAACTTCTATCTGTAATAGCCTTCGCCCTCACGGCATTACTTTACACTTGGGTAGGGTTCCCAGCCACGCTTCTGGGAGTGGCGGTTACTGGATTTTCCATATTAGCTATGGGCCTTTTTAACAGACCCGTGAAACCTGCTATATGGTATCTTGGGTTCAGTTTAACCATGGCTGGGATTAGTCTATTATCAATAGACGTAGAGATACCTTTAGCTCTTATAACTTCGGTTCTTTTCCTTTACATAGCCAAGAGGACAGCAGCAGGTCAGGATGAATTGGAGATTTGA
- a CDS encoding nitrite/sulfite reductase: MKYSEKFKSIYPERFKGIYSSRGDNDLISIRVRQGKERDPSRWWYNQLEVLAQISKIGNGKVHFTTRGDVELYGINLDLKEKVLKDLERVELDPRDSCGASVRNVLPCPSYICPMAKTDAVKVSLEIASLFRHNPEYEFPKLPKRVKISISGCEKGCSAPIIMDVGVVAKGNDTFDVYVGGGIGDHDFQGVKMFEGVTLAEVKAISLSVANLLKSENEKRGFKWVLHKYGIQKTRELIVKEIEKIGIDHAKGIPPRFLNSKIMVVRTKAGWLNWDEVERVAFVARENFGFVSLFNSQVIFVPVKEVPPGAETVEYPYLVNGVEACIGDDYCPPAIISTSKVAEDMSKSEVKVRVNISGCSHSCGRHQIADLGFGAAVREGKKILRIYVGGNSYKLGKFLGEIDFNDYPIVLDKLKDIDLKDEEQVKGKLKEIQSFVQGDRVE; the protein is encoded by the coding sequence ATGAAATACTCCGAAAAATTTAAATCAATATATCCAGAAAGATTCAAGGGAATTTACTCCAGTAGAGGAGATAATGATCTGATTTCCATTAGAGTGAGGCAAGGCAAGGAGAGGGATCCCTCCAGGTGGTGGTATAATCAACTCGAGGTTTTAGCTCAGATATCTAAAATAGGGAACGGAAAGGTGCATTTCACAACTAGAGGAGACGTAGAACTATACGGGATAAACCTTGACCTAAAGGAAAAGGTTCTTAAGGATCTGGAGAGAGTAGAACTTGATCCGAGGGATTCTTGCGGTGCCTCTGTGAGGAATGTGCTTCCTTGTCCCTCCTATATCTGTCCAATGGCCAAGACTGATGCAGTTAAGGTATCCCTTGAAATAGCGTCTCTATTCAGGCATAATCCCGAATACGAGTTTCCAAAATTACCTAAGAGAGTTAAGATTTCGATCTCGGGATGCGAAAAGGGATGCTCTGCCCCAATAATTATGGATGTGGGAGTTGTGGCAAAGGGAAATGACACGTTTGACGTATATGTGGGAGGAGGAATAGGTGATCACGATTTCCAGGGCGTAAAGATGTTTGAGGGAGTCACTCTCGCAGAAGTTAAGGCTATCTCTTTGTCTGTGGCTAATCTCTTGAAGTCAGAGAACGAGAAGAGAGGTTTCAAGTGGGTACTTCACAAATATGGCATCCAGAAGACGAGAGAGCTCATAGTTAAGGAGATTGAGAAGATTGGGATTGATCATGCTAAGGGAATTCCTCCCAGATTTTTGAACTCGAAAATTATGGTCGTGAGAACCAAAGCCGGTTGGCTCAATTGGGACGAAGTAGAGAGGGTAGCTTTCGTAGCAAGGGAAAATTTCGGTTTCGTATCACTCTTCAACTCTCAAGTCATTTTTGTACCAGTCAAGGAAGTACCTCCAGGGGCCGAGACAGTTGAGTATCCATATCTCGTGAATGGCGTGGAAGCGTGCATCGGTGATGATTACTGTCCTCCAGCCATTATTTCAACTTCTAAGGTAGCCGAGGACATGTCCAAGAGCGAGGTAAAGGTTAGGGTTAACATATCTGGATGTTCTCATTCTTGTGGTAGACATCAGATCGCGGATCTGGGTTTCGGGGCAGCCGTGAGAGAAGGTAAAAAAATTCTCAGAATTTATGTTGGAGGCAATAGTTACAAATTAGGAAAATTTTTAGGAGAGATTGATTTCAATGATTATCCAATAGTTTTAGATAAATTGAAAGATATCGACTTGAAGGACGAAGAGCAAGTTAAGGGAAAGCTTAAGGAGATCCAATCTTTCGTTCAGGGTGATAGGGTTGAATAG
- a CDS encoding MFS transporter: protein MNRGLGSSTLAFFAGFSAVALFGITVLRIGPELHLSLVEKSWLVAIPTLTGAFLRIPFSLMVDKWGRITLLIQLLLGLLGQVGIVTVLENLSALPHQQAYFLLLLFGALAGTGISTFSSGITYVSYFFPQRRQGYALGVFAGFGNSAPGIFTSVLPLALSYLGLIYSYVAWATFLLIVIVVYFIISIDPPYFKLVKTGKTRLEAESELRSMGLDIIPSTNLVSSLRSSFKNTKVLFLTFMYFTSFGGFEALTEWFPIYWKGFLNVSPVEAGLLTGVVYSLLTALIRVPSGLISDKLGGELMSILSFSVLIAGSLIFIFARSVPTAVLAEILMAMGMGIGNGAVFKMVPEYAPRSVSGASGLVGGLGSAGGLMIPPVMGYITSDFAYPLAFLVFTSIGLASLILSVRLLKSKEVVER, encoded by the coding sequence TTGAATAGGGGACTTGGATCCAGTACTCTGGCATTTTTTGCAGGATTTTCTGCAGTTGCCCTCTTTGGGATTACGGTTTTAAGGATAGGTCCAGAGCTTCACCTCAGTTTGGTAGAGAAGTCTTGGTTGGTAGCTATACCCACCCTGACTGGTGCTTTCCTTAGGATCCCCTTCTCCCTGATGGTTGATAAATGGGGGCGTATTACTCTATTGATCCAGCTCCTGTTGGGTCTGCTAGGGCAAGTAGGAATAGTAACGGTCCTAGAGAACTTATCCGCGCTCCCTCATCAGCAGGCTTACTTTCTACTTCTTCTGTTTGGTGCGCTGGCAGGAACCGGGATCTCTACCTTTTCAAGTGGGATAACTTACGTGTCCTATTTCTTTCCTCAGCGTAGACAAGGTTATGCGCTTGGAGTTTTTGCGGGATTTGGTAACTCTGCCCCTGGGATATTTACCTCGGTTTTGCCCCTCGCCTTATCTTATCTTGGTCTAATCTACTCCTATGTGGCCTGGGCAACGTTTCTATTAATCGTTATTGTTGTTTACTTCATAATCTCAATTGATCCTCCTTATTTCAAGTTGGTTAAGACAGGTAAAACTCGCTTAGAGGCCGAATCGGAGCTTAGATCCATGGGACTTGATATCATCCCCTCAACTAATCTTGTATCTTCTCTACGAAGTAGCTTTAAAAACACGAAGGTGCTTTTTTTGACTTTCATGTATTTTACTTCGTTTGGTGGATTCGAGGCATTAACGGAGTGGTTCCCAATCTATTGGAAGGGATTCCTAAACGTATCTCCAGTAGAGGCAGGCCTGCTCACGGGAGTGGTTTATTCACTCCTCACTGCCCTAATCAGAGTACCAAGTGGCCTGATCTCTGATAAATTAGGCGGAGAACTTATGTCGATTCTATCCTTCTCCGTTCTAATAGCGGGAAGCTTGATCTTCATCTTCGCCCGCTCGGTTCCTACGGCAGTATTGGCAGAGATCCTCATGGCAATGGGCATGGGAATAGGTAACGGAGCAGTATTTAAAATGGTTCCAGAGTATGCCCCTAGGTCAGTAAGTGGGGCCTCAGGCTTAGTGGGCGGACTTGGTTCCGCAGGTGGCCTCATGATCCCTCCAGTTATGGGTTACATTACTTCGGACTTCGCTTACCCCTTAGCTTTCCTTGTCTTTACATCTATAGGTTTAGCTTCCCTAATACTCTCGGTAAGATTGTTGAAGTCGAAGGAGGTGGTAGAGCGTTGA
- a CDS encoding molybdopterin oxidoreductase family protein, with protein sequence MSSVCPYCGVGCKLKVNGRVTPENYVTNRGMMCVKGATLLDTLDSGRVLYPLSDLKEISWDKAKGIISSKFRKLSKVKGTIGIYMGAQIPTEDQYLAVKLGKGYLGTPNFDSNVRLCMASAAHSLRFCFGDPSPTISYDEIDRADTFFLVGVNPASNFPVLWNRIISRRRKGGKIIVVDPIYTDSASLADIYVRIKPGRDIVLLNSIANAVLYSIGDIKIRPEGFDEFKDTVDQYPPERASSLLGIEKEIIVQIAKRIMETKTIFMWGMGVNQTPRAVETCILISTLAMITGNVGEPGTGVLPLTGQHNSMGAREAGALAGMLPGLRYVDNDEEVREVEDYWRLPRYSIPRVQNTITDMYELMEEKKIKALWIIGTNPVISLPEAKRFQDLLSYLDLIVVQDSYLTETAKGADIVLPASTWSEREGIHTAGDRTVGYLSKLRDPPGEAKPDWEIIRDLGLAMGFPMEYNSVCSIFEEFKGLTKDRIDDISSLNYKRLDNGFRWHGNKSVVRPRMFRTKGVEYETELDTELESVFIITGRTKMHWNTRSRSSRSWLLSSLGQDDYIFIGNDMCLELGIETGEDIEISTKEGKARATVKCVSWISGRSAFMPFHWGRVNRIMDWKVDPISKEPAYKLLKASLKKPND encoded by the coding sequence TTGAGTAGTGTATGTCCCTATTGCGGAGTAGGTTGCAAACTTAAGGTAAACGGGAGGGTAACCCCAGAAAATTACGTTACGAATCGGGGGATGATGTGCGTTAAGGGAGCCACGTTATTAGATACGTTAGACTCCGGAAGAGTTTTGTATCCCCTCTCTGATCTCAAGGAAATTAGTTGGGACAAAGCTAAGGGTATAATCTCCTCCAAATTCAGGAAACTATCCAAAGTTAAGGGTACCATTGGGATATACATGGGGGCACAGATACCCACCGAGGACCAGTACCTCGCTGTGAAACTAGGTAAGGGATACTTAGGAACTCCTAACTTCGACTCCAACGTTAGGTTATGTATGGCCAGTGCTGCTCACTCTCTGAGATTTTGTTTTGGCGATCCATCACCTACGATCTCTTATGATGAGATAGATAGGGCTGATACGTTCTTCCTTGTGGGGGTTAATCCTGCCTCCAATTTCCCAGTCCTATGGAATAGGATTATCTCCAGGAGAAGGAAAGGAGGTAAGATTATTGTCGTCGATCCCATTTACACGGATTCAGCCTCTCTAGCTGACATTTACGTTAGGATTAAGCCTGGAAGAGACATAGTCCTCTTGAATTCCATAGCCAACGCCGTTCTCTATTCCATTGGCGATATTAAGATTAGACCCGAGGGTTTTGATGAATTTAAGGACACGGTAGACCAATATCCCCCTGAGAGGGCCTCGAGTCTCTTGGGAATAGAAAAGGAAATCATTGTACAAATCGCAAAAAGAATTATGGAAACTAAGACAATTTTCATGTGGGGCATGGGTGTGAATCAAACCCCCAGAGCTGTAGAGACCTGTATCCTGATTTCTACCCTAGCGATGATAACGGGAAATGTGGGTGAACCCGGTACTGGGGTATTGCCTTTAACAGGACAACATAATTCCATGGGAGCAAGAGAGGCTGGGGCCCTCGCTGGAATGCTTCCCGGCCTCAGGTATGTAGATAACGATGAGGAAGTAAGGGAGGTTGAGGATTATTGGAGGTTACCAAGATATTCAATACCAAGAGTACAGAACACAATCACAGACATGTATGAATTAATGGAGGAAAAGAAAATAAAAGCGTTATGGATAATCGGGACAAATCCTGTCATTTCCTTGCCCGAAGCAAAGAGATTCCAAGACCTCTTATCCTATCTCGATCTCATAGTTGTCCAAGACTCTTATCTTACTGAAACCGCCAAAGGAGCGGATATTGTACTACCGGCGTCTACATGGTCAGAAAGGGAAGGTATACATACTGCAGGGGATAGAACTGTGGGATACTTATCAAAGCTAAGAGATCCGCCAGGAGAGGCCAAACCTGATTGGGAAATAATCAGAGACCTCGGTTTAGCGATGGGATTTCCCATGGAGTATAATTCAGTTTGTTCCATATTCGAAGAATTTAAGGGACTCACCAAAGACAGGATCGACGATATATCCAGTCTTAACTATAAAAGACTAGATAACGGATTTAGATGGCATGGCAATAAGTCAGTAGTTCGTCCAAGGATGTTTAGGACGAAGGGAGTGGAATATGAGACTGAGCTGGACACGGAGCTTGAGTCAGTGTTCATTATTACGGGAAGGACCAAGATGCATTGGAATACCAGGAGCAGATCGTCTAGAAGTTGGCTTCTATCGAGTCTGGGACAGGATGACTATATCTTTATAGGGAATGATATGTGCTTAGAGTTAGGAATTGAGACCGGCGAAGATATCGAAATAAGCACCAAGGAAGGTAAAGCGAGGGCAACAGTGAAATGTGTTAGTTGGATTTCTGGAAGATCTGCCTTTATGCCCTTTCATTGGGGAAGGGTTAACAGGATAATGGACTGGAAGGTAGATCCCATAAGCAAGGAACCCGCATACAAATTATTAAAGGCGTCATTGAAAAAACCTAATGATTAG
- a CDS encoding ammonium transporter, translating to MEMFKKIMLGLLFVPLVLGLAVFAQTSSVPANLQDYPPASVPSWLDTGSNAWMLTAATFVGLQSVPGVALYYAGLSKKKYSINSAMMVFYAFAAVLVIWMIAGYNFGFGKPLLEINGFGILGTPTPATPGSYEAAQTTYGPTNSQLDIPTSTYIFFQFVFAAITPVLLAGGVLERMNFKAWMVFVPLWSLLVYSPVAYWLFAGGWLNQLGAVDFSGGYVIHVDAGIGALAAALAVGPRLASERKLEAHSLPLILAGAGLIWLGWDGFNGGDPGGATVDAGIAVLNTNVATAVSAITWMLMDMKFFGKPSLVGATSGAITGLVAITPAAGYVNGVGAILIGIASGSLPWLALYKLEPKLKIDDTLGVFSTHGIAGIVGGILTGVFADPNVTKYIDPALVGALYGNIAQVGIQALGALVVFVYDFAVTYGLLKLIGLFIPLRSPPEVLAIGDYAMHGEKAYAETVVTQEGEEKPVTEEAEKEKKE from the coding sequence ATGGAAATGTTCAAAAAAATAATGTTGGGACTACTGTTTGTCCCTCTTGTATTAGGTTTAGCTGTTTTTGCTCAAACGAGTTCTGTTCCTGCTAATCTTCAGGACTATCCTCCTGCGTCCGTTCCGTCGTGGTTGGACACTGGTAGTAACGCGTGGATGCTCACTGCCGCAACCTTCGTGGGCCTCCAGAGCGTACCTGGAGTCGCGCTCTATTATGCAGGACTCTCCAAGAAAAAGTACTCCATAAACAGTGCAATGATGGTCTTCTATGCCTTCGCGGCTGTCCTTGTCATATGGATGATAGCAGGCTATAATTTCGGTTTCGGGAAACCTCTGCTAGAGATAAACGGTTTTGGAATTCTGGGCACTCCGACCCCAGCTACACCAGGTTCCTATGAGGCAGCTCAAACTACCTATGGCCCAACTAACTCTCAACTGGACATTCCCACCTCTACATATATATTCTTCCAATTTGTGTTCGCTGCGATTACTCCTGTGCTCTTGGCAGGGGGAGTTCTTGAGAGAATGAACTTTAAGGCCTGGATGGTCTTTGTGCCTCTTTGGTCGCTCCTAGTATATAGCCCAGTCGCTTACTGGTTGTTTGCTGGGGGATGGCTAAATCAATTGGGCGCAGTTGATTTCTCTGGAGGTTACGTGATCCACGTAGACGCTGGAATAGGAGCATTGGCCGCTGCACTGGCAGTTGGTCCTAGGTTAGCGTCGGAAAGGAAGTTGGAGGCACACAGCCTTCCGCTGATCCTAGCGGGCGCGGGTCTGATCTGGCTAGGATGGGATGGATTCAACGGAGGTGATCCAGGAGGCGCGACCGTTGACGCGGGTATAGCAGTTTTAAACACCAACGTGGCTACTGCGGTCAGCGCAATAACTTGGATGTTAATGGACATGAAGTTCTTCGGTAAGCCGTCCCTCGTAGGTGCCACGTCGGGAGCTATTACGGGGTTAGTTGCCATAACCCCAGCGGCCGGATATGTGAACGGCGTGGGAGCCATTCTAATAGGGATCGCGTCCGGGTCTTTGCCCTGGCTGGCCCTTTATAAGTTAGAACCGAAATTGAAGATAGATGACACTCTCGGTGTCTTCTCCACTCACGGTATAGCTGGAATTGTTGGGGGCATTCTCACTGGTGTGTTTGCAGATCCCAACGTTACCAAGTACATAGATCCGGCTCTAGTCGGTGCCCTCTACGGTAACATAGCTCAGGTTGGAATACAGGCCCTCGGTGCTCTAGTGGTTTTCGTATACGATTTCGCAGTAACATATGGACTATTGAAATTAATAGGCCTATTCATACCCCTGAGGAGTCCACCAGAAGTGCTGGCAATAGGCGATTACGCGATGCATGGAGAGAAGGCCTACGCAGAAACAGTGGTTACTCAGGAAGGAGAGGAGAAGCCTGTAACTGAGGAGGCAGAGAAAGAAAAGAAAGAGTAA
- a CDS encoding plastocyanin/azurin family copper-binding protein has translation MKRSLLFLVIGIVALAMVVTYAYSQVYLPQSYSQQSTRYYNNQLSFFGYGPSYSGGGMMGGMMGGMYHMMGYYNGYASIYQNQIPVDQAITIMRNPPTYAEIFPSNNSIIFSSQDVNLVVLSMGHGRAVNLTGESPPPYAQHDVFVIYGLINPTVVVPDGATIHVTLINLDAGMYHNLVITPESPPYPYYAMMYIRMNVLGMTPMLPPANYNTGQAYQFSFSTTLSPGIYYYVCEYPGHAQMGMYGEIEVK, from the coding sequence ATGAAGAGAAGTCTGCTTTTTCTAGTAATAGGAATTGTTGCTTTAGCTATGGTTGTCACATATGCTTACTCTCAGGTTTATCTACCGCAAAGTTATTCCCAACAATCTACACGATATTACAACAACCAGCTAAGCTTCTTCGGTTACGGTCCAAGTTATTCGGGAGGCGGGATGATGGGAGGCATGATGGGAGGCATGTATCACATGATGGGATATTATAACGGTTACGCCTCAATATATCAAAATCAGATTCCTGTGGATCAGGCAATTACTATCATGAGAAATCCACCCACTTACGCTGAGATATTTCCTAGCAACAACAGCATAATCTTTTCGTCTCAGGACGTTAATTTAGTGGTTTTAAGCATGGGACATGGAAGAGCCGTTAACTTGACAGGTGAAAGTCCACCACCTTACGCACAACATGATGTCTTCGTGATTTATGGATTAATTAATCCTACAGTTGTTGTCCCTGATGGGGCAACAATTCACGTCACTCTCATAAATTTAGATGCCGGCATGTACCATAACTTGGTGATAACTCCGGAGTCCCCACCGTATCCATATTACGCGATGATGTACATTAGAATGAATGTACTAGGAATGACGCCAATGTTGCCACCAGCTAACTACAATACTGGACAAGCGTATCAGTTCTCTTTTTCAACCACGTTAAGTCCTGGAATATACTATTACGTATGCGAGTATCCCGGTCACGCTCAAATGGGAATGTATGGAGAAATTGAGGTGAAATGA
- a CDS encoding selenium-binding family protein codes for MFRTDPTFYPSSRAAMKAPREDLAYVACLYEGTGLNRPDFIAAVDVNPLSPTYARIVGRVDLPSTGDELHHFGWNACSSSLCPNGKPNLERRFLIVPGLRSSRIYLLDTKLDPRNPRLSKTIEPEEVVEKTGYSRLHTVHCGPDGIYISALGNREGEGPGGILMLDHFSFEVLGKWEIHRGDQFLAYDFWWNLPNEVMVTSEWAVPNVIEGGLRLEHLKEKYGNKIHFWDLGKRKKISSVTLGDENRMALELRPLHDPTRLMGFVNVVVSLKDLSSSIWLWFHEDGKWDAREVINIPPEPSDGGLPDILKPFKVVPPLVTDIDLSLDDRFLYVSLWGIGEVRQYDVSDPFRPRLTGQIKAGGILHRADHPKGKLTGAPQMLEVSRDGRRVYVTNSLYSSWDNQFYPEGVRGWMLKLDANPEGGLSLDKEFLVDFGEARSHQVRLRGGDASSDSYCYP; via the coding sequence ATGTTTAGGACAGATCCAACGTTCTACCCGTCATCTAGGGCCGCGATGAAAGCCCCTCGGGAAGACTTAGCCTACGTTGCTTGCCTCTACGAAGGCACTGGGCTCAATAGACCCGACTTCATCGCAGCGGTAGACGTTAACCCGTTATCGCCAACGTACGCGAGGATAGTAGGTAGGGTGGACCTTCCCAGCACAGGAGACGAACTGCATCACTTCGGATGGAATGCCTGCTCCTCATCTCTATGTCCCAACGGAAAGCCAAACTTGGAAAGGAGGTTCCTCATTGTCCCAGGACTCCGGTCTTCTAGAATATATCTACTCGACACTAAGCTGGATCCAAGGAACCCTAGGTTATCCAAGACCATTGAGCCTGAGGAAGTTGTGGAGAAGACGGGTTACAGTAGATTACATACTGTCCACTGTGGTCCGGACGGAATATACATAAGTGCACTTGGAAATAGGGAAGGGGAAGGTCCAGGAGGAATCCTAATGCTCGACCACTTCTCCTTCGAAGTATTGGGTAAGTGGGAAATCCATAGAGGAGACCAATTCTTGGCGTACGATTTCTGGTGGAATCTCCCCAATGAAGTTATGGTTACCAGCGAGTGGGCAGTTCCCAACGTCATAGAAGGAGGCCTCAGATTGGAACATCTAAAGGAAAAATACGGGAATAAAATTCACTTCTGGGATCTCGGGAAACGGAAAAAGATATCCTCAGTGACCCTTGGGGATGAGAACAGGATGGCCTTGGAGCTCAGGCCACTTCATGACCCCACCAGACTCATGGGATTCGTGAACGTGGTGGTTAGCCTCAAGGACCTGAGCAGTTCCATATGGCTATGGTTCCATGAGGATGGAAAGTGGGATGCCAGAGAGGTCATCAACATTCCTCCAGAACCTTCAGATGGAGGTCTACCTGATATACTGAAGCCGTTCAAGGTCGTTCCTCCTCTCGTTACAGACATAGACCTTTCGCTAGACGATAGGTTCCTCTACGTCAGTCTCTGGGGAATAGGAGAGGTCAGGCAATATGACGTTTCGGATCCCTTTAGACCTAGACTCACGGGTCAAATCAAGGCAGGGGGAATACTCCACAGAGCTGACCATCCCAAAGGTAAGCTCACCGGAGCACCTCAGATGCTCGAGGTAAGTAGGGATGGGAGGAGAGTTTACGTTACTAACTCCCTCTACAGCTCCTGGGACAATCAGTTCTATCCTGAGGGAGTCAGGGGATGGATGCTAAAATTGGACGCGAATCCAGAGGGAGGGTTAAGTCTAGATAAGGAATTCCTGGTTGACTTCGGTGAGGCTAGGTCTCACCAAGTGAGACTGAGGGGTGGGGATGCTAGCTCTGACTCTTACTGCTACCCTTAG
- a CDS encoding urease accessory protein UreD codes for MRNCLNVEDRGNRLVVVRTGTLNALLVRDMVILVNPSEVLVGEDRIEQEIQVKGKVVTDQAYTKVLSDSKVTITSRISLENSLFFPHPILVYNGGGLDMESYFHVTGKAKVVEAIVLGRIGSGERFQRGKIRVITKIWSGDELLIYDVFRVNDGDYLDPNVLGKEGLLTTYSIEGKEFIFDREILTIKELYRRWSQITGITF; via the coding sequence TTGAGGAATTGCTTAAACGTGGAGGACAGGGGAAATAGGCTCGTTGTTGTTAGGACAGGTACGCTGAACGCTCTCCTAGTTAGGGACATGGTGATCTTGGTCAATCCCTCAGAGGTTTTGGTAGGAGAAGACAGGATAGAACAGGAAATTCAGGTCAAGGGAAAAGTGGTCACTGACCAAGCCTATACAAAGGTGCTCTCCGATTCCAAGGTAACCATCACCTCAAGGATAAGCTTGGAGAACTCGTTATTTTTTCCTCATCCAATCCTAGTTTACAATGGTGGAGGACTCGACATGGAGAGTTACTTTCATGTCACGGGTAAAGCGAAAGTTGTCGAGGCGATAGTACTGGGAAGGATAGGATCTGGAGAGAGATTTCAGAGGGGAAAAATTAGGGTGATCACCAAAATATGGTCTGGAGATGAGCTGTTAATCTACGACGTTTTCAGGGTTAACGATGGGGATTACTTGGATCCCAATGTCCTAGGTAAGGAGGGCCTTCTAACAACCTACAGCATAGAAGGAAAAGAGTTCATATTTGATAGAGAAATACTAACCATCAAAGAATTGTACAGGAGATGGAGTCAGATCACGGGAATTACCTTTTAG
- the ureG gene encoding urease accessory protein UreG — MIRVGILGPVGSGKTSLIEFLTVVYVKRGVKVGILTNDVVSAHDAMRIYRNLVERDRIIPRENLLGLVTGGCPHTAIREDPSLNIRALETLQERSNPDIVFIESGGDNVMSTFSSSLADYVIFVLDTSAGDKYPGKGGIGITESDLLVVNKIDIAPLVNADLNKMREDAQRVRRGKPNVFVSLKTGEGTTDLVKILDGELGIEELLKRGGQGK, encoded by the coding sequence ATGATAAGGGTTGGCATCTTAGGTCCAGTGGGATCAGGTAAAACTAGTCTCATAGAGTTTCTTACTGTGGTTTACGTTAAGAGAGGAGTCAAGGTGGGGATACTAACAAACGATGTAGTCTCCGCTCACGATGCCATGAGAATATATAGAAACCTGGTGGAAAGGGATAGGATAATACCTAGGGAAAATCTCCTGGGGTTGGTTACAGGCGGATGTCCTCATACTGCCATAAGAGAAGACCCTTCACTTAACATAAGGGCTTTGGAGACTCTTCAGGAGAGGTCGAACCCAGACATAGTTTTCATTGAGAGTGGCGGAGATAATGTGATGTCAACCTTCAGTAGCTCCTTGGCCGATTACGTGATATTTGTTCTGGACACATCAGCAGGAGACAAGTACCCTGGAAAGGGAGGAATCGGGATCACCGAGAGCGATCTTCTTGTAGTGAACAAGATTGATATAGCCCCCCTAGTGAATGCGGATCTAAATAAAATGAGAGAGGACGCCCAAAGAGTCAGAAGAGGAAAACCAAACGTATTCGTTAGCCTGAAAACTGGGGAAGGAACAACGGACCTAGTGAAGATCTTGGATGGGGAACTGGGAATTGAGGAATTGCTTAAACGTGGAGGACAGGGGAAATAG